One genomic segment of Arachis duranensis cultivar V14167 chromosome 4, aradu.V14167.gnm2.J7QH, whole genome shotgun sequence includes these proteins:
- the LOC107486145 gene encoding protein ARABIDILLO 1 has product MSRRVRRKVARKSKGNDVVASSCPEIRDEVLDLELPGTVDWRSLPDDTVIQLLSCLSYRDRASLSSTCRTWRTLGSSQCLWNTLDLRSHRFDANMASSLAPRCVHLQKLRFRGAESADAIIHLRARNLCELSGDYCRKITDATLSVIAARHELLESLQLGPDFCERISSDAIKAIAHCCPRLSKLRLSGIRDVNADAINALAKHCPKLTDIGFIDCLNVDELALGNVMSVHFLSVAGTSSMKWGVVSHLWHKLPNLIGLDVSRTDISPSAVARLLSLSQSLRVLCALNCPILEEDTSFSASKYKNKLLISLFTNIFEGLASLFFDSTKKGKNVFLDWRSSKNNDKDLNEIIPWLEWMLSHTLLRSAESPQQGLDNFWVEQGGALLLSLMQSSQEDVQERAATGLATFVVIDDENASIDCGRAEAVMRDGGIRLLLGLAKSWREGLQSEAAKAIANLSVNANVAKAVAEEGGIEILAGLARSMNKLVAEEAAGGLWNLSVGEEHKGAIAEAGGIKALVDLIFKWSSSGDGVLERAAGALANLAADDKCSTEVALAGGVHALVMLARNCKFEGVQEQAARALANLAAHGDSNSNNAAVGQEAGALEALVQLTRSPHEGVRQEAAGALWNLSFDDRNREAIAAAGGVQALVALAQSCSNASPGLQERAAGALWGLSVSEANSIAIGREGGVAPLIALARSEAEDVHETAAGALWNLAFNPGNALRIVEEGGVSALVDLCSSSVSKMARFMAALALAYMFDGRMDEFALVGTGSEGISKSVSLDGARRMALKNIETFVLMFSDPQAFTAAAASSAPAALSQVTEGARIQEAGHLRCSGAEIGRFVTMLRNPSSILKTCAAFALLQFTIPGGRHAVHHASLMQNAGAARVLRGAAAAATAPLEAKIFARIVLRNLEYHQIEHTA; this is encoded by the exons ATGAGTCGAAGAGTGAGGAGGAAGGTGGCAAGGAAAAGCAAAGGGAATGATGTTGTAGCTTCAAGTTGTCCTGAGATTCGAGATGAGGTTTTGGATTTGGAACTGCCAGGGACGGTTGATTGGAGGAGCTTACCTGATGATACAGTGATTCAGCTGTTGTCATGTCTGAGTTATAGGGACCGAGCTAGCTTATCGTCGACTTGTAGGACATGGAGGACTCTTGGCAGCTCGCAGTGTTTGTGGAACACGTTGGATCTTCGTTCCCACAGGTTTGATGCTAATATGGCATCTTCACTTGCTCCGAGGTGTGTGCATCTTCAGAAGCTAAGGTTTCGTGGGGCAGAGTCTGCTGATGCCATAATCCATCTTCGAGCTAGGAACTTGTGTGAGTTAAGTGGTGACTATTGCAGGAAAATTACTGATGCAACTCTTTCGGTGATTGCTGCCCGGCATGAGTTACTTGAGAGTCTTCAGCTTGGACCTGATTTCTGTGAGAGAATAAGTAGTGATGCTATTAAGGCAATAGCTCATTGCTGTCCTAGACTTAGTAAACTTAGGCTTTCAGGTATCAGAGATGTAAATGCAGATGCTATCAATGCACTGGCTAAGCATTGTCCAAAGTTGACTGATATTGGGTTCATTGATTGTTTGAATGTTGATGAGCTTGCATTGGGGAATGTGATGTCGGTTCATTTCCTTTCTGTTGCGGGCACATCAAGTATGAAGTGGGGTGTTGTTTCCCATCTTTGGCATAAGCTTCCTAACCTGATTGGATTAGATGTTTCGAGAACTGATATTAGTCCATCTGCCGTTGCAAGGTTGTTATCCTTATCACAGAGTTTGAGGGTTTTGTGTGCTTTGAATTGTCCAATCCTCGAAGAAGACACTAGCTTCTCCGCtagtaaatataaaaacaaGTTATTAATTTCCCTTTTTACCAATATTTTTGAAGGACTAGCTTCCTTATTTTTTGATAGTACGAAGAAAGGAAAGAATGTCTTTTTGGACTGGAGGAGTTCGAAGAATAATGATAAGGACCTTAATGAAATTATACCTTGGCTTGAATGGATGCTGTCCCATACACTACTTAGATCTGCTGAGAGCCCTCAACAGGGTCTTGACAATTTCTGGGTTGAACAAGGCGGAGCACTCTTACTTAGTCTAATGCAGAGTTCTCAAGAGGATGTTCAAGAGAGGGCAGCTACGGGCCTTGCAACTTTTGTCGTGATTGATGATGAAAATGCTAGCATAGATTGTGGAAGGGCTGAAGCAGTTATGCGAGATGGTGGCATAAGGCTCCTTCTTGGCTTAGCAAAATCTTGGAGGGAAGGGCTTCAATCTGAGGCAGCTAAG GCAATTGCAAATTTGTCTGTCAATGCCAATGTGGCCAAAGCTGTTGCTGAAGAGGGTGGGATTGAGATTCTCGCTGGTTTGGCTAGGTCAATGAACAAGCTGGTGGCTGAAGAGGCTGCTGGAGGGTTGTGGAATCTCTCTGTGGGAGAAGAGCACAAG GGTGCCATTGCGGAAGCGGGTGGAATAAAAGCTTTAGTGGATCTTATATTCAAATGGTCCTCTAGTGGAGATGGAGTTTTG GAACGTGCAGCTGGTGCATTGGCTAATTTGGCGGCTGACGATAAGTGTAGTACAGAGGTTGCATTGGCAGGTGGTGTGCATGCTTTAGTGATGCTTGCTCGTAACTGCAAATTTGAGGGCGTGCAAGAGCAG GCTGCTCGTGCATTGGCTAATTTAGCTGCTCATGGAGATAGCAATAGTAACAATGCTGCTGTTGGACAAGAAGCAGGTGCTCTTGAGGCACTTGTTCAACTTACACGATCTCCACATGAGGGCGTCAG GCAAGAAGCTGCTGGTGCCCTTTGGAATTTGTCATTTGATGATAGAAACAGGGAAGCCATCGCAGCAGCTGGTGGAGTTCAGGCTTTG GTTGCTCTTGCGCAATCTTGTTCTAATGCCTCTCCTGGACTTCAAGAAAGGGCCGCCGGTGCTCTCTGGGGATTATCAGTTTCCGAGGCCAATAG CATTGCCATTGGACGTGAAGGAGGTGTTGCACCTTTGATTGCTCTTGCAAGGTCTGAAGCAGAG GATGTTCATGAAACTGCCGCAGGAGCACTGTGGAATCTTGCTTTCAACCCTGGTAATGCTTTACGAATAGTAGAGGAAGGAGGAGTTTCTGCACTTGTGGATCTGTGTTCTTCATCAGTTTCGAAGATGGCACGGTTCATGGCTGCCTTGGCATTGGCTTACATGTTCGATGGCAG AATGGATGAGTTTGCTTTAGTAGGCACGGGTTCGGAAGGTATTTCTAAGAGCGTGAGCTTGGATGGGGCAAGAAGGATGGCCTTAAAAAACATTGAAACCTTTGTCCTTATGTTTTCGGATCCACAAGCATTCACAGCTGCTGCAGCATCATCGGCTCCCGCAGCATTATCCCAGGTTACTGAAGGCGCCCGAATACAGGAAGCAGGACATCTGAGATGcag TGGTGCTGAAATCGGAAGATTTGTCACCATGCTGCGGAATCCATCATCTATACTCAAGACTTGTGCAGCATTTGCTCTTCTCCAG TTTACAATTCCTGGGGGAAGACACGCTGTTCACCATGCCAGCCTCATGCAGAATGCAGGAGCAGCAAGAGTTCTTCGTGGCGCGGCTGCTGCTGCCACAGCTCCACTCGAAGCGAAAATCTTTGCCAGAATAGTTCTTCGCAACCTTGAGTATCACCAAATTGAGCATACAGCGTAG